The proteins below are encoded in one region of Doryrhamphus excisus isolate RoL2022-K1 chromosome 4, RoL_Dexc_1.0, whole genome shotgun sequence:
- the dgcr8 gene encoding microprocessor complex subunit DGCR8 codes for MEIDDVLPPLPLEPPNDFGLAEGRAPPPPPLQTSSDAEVMDVSSGGDGYICTPGDGELKPQQPLDIGTLAVCSQPSNEVSYNPPCPRTARHAPPVTKFLPDLKLLRDVKIRVSFTESSNSKDRKVLYTGEGQERGRDDAIENLNGELDFSSSNQEVAQGSLGTAYRTSRVEEAEVDLENKVEYAVLDELDDIYENFVDNEDGENGGFKSEVIIQQEQADDEAMAYSYEEEFDNDVDALLEEGMPVPKKLRLTEDKDTGDSDHQSDGEGGVQPMMTKIKTVLKSRGRPPTEPLPDGWIMTFHNSGIPVYLHRETRVVTWSRPYFLGTGSIRKHDPPTSSIPCLHYKKMKEQEEKELNGEVALQAEESPVKPSEESNGGELAERSDDITGVQDAIPASCPADGGSGGDVTTNHTQSGKEAQPCDTAKGALGQVRAKVEVCKDESVELEDFRLYLEKCFDFEQVTVKKFRTWAERRQFNRDMKRKQAESERPILPANQKLITLSVQDAPTKKEFVINPNGKSEVCILHEYMQRVLKVRPVYNFFECENPSEPFGASVIIDGVTYGTGTASSKKLAKNKAARATLEILIPDFVKQTSEEKPVETDELEYFNHISIEDSRVYELTNKAGLLSPYQILHECLKRNHGMGDTSIKFEVIPGKNQKSEYVMTCGKHTVRGWCKNKRVGKQLASQKILQMLHPHVKNWGSLLRMYGRESNKMVKKESSDKSVIELQQFAKKNKPNLHILNKLQEEMRKLAAQREETRKKPKMTIMESAQPGSEPLCTVDV; via the exons atggagataGATGACGTTCTACCCCCTCTCCCTTTGGAGCCACCTAATGATTTTGGCCTAGCTGAGGGCAGAGCACCTCCACCACCTCCCCTGCAAACGTCCAGTGACGCAGAGGTAATGGACGTTAGCTCTGGTGGTGATGGATACATATGCACCCCAGGGGATGGGGAACTCAAACCACAGCAGCCCCTCGACATTGGCACACTTGCTGTCTGTAGCCAGCCCTCAAACGAGGTCAGCTACAACCCACCATGCCCCAGGACAGCCCGTCATGCTCCCCCTGTCACTAAGTTTCTACCAGACCTCAAGCTGCTTAGAGATGTTAAGATTCGTGTCAGCTTCACTGAAAGCAGCAATAGCAAAGACAGGAAGGTTTTATACACTGGTGAAGGGCAAGAGAGAGGCAGGGATGATGCTATAGAAAACCTGAATGGTGAGTTGGATTTCTCCTCAAGCAATCAGGAGGTTGCTCAAGGTAGCTTAGGAACAGCGTACAGAACAAGCAGGGTTGAGGAAGCTGAGGTAGACCTTGAGAACAAAGTAGAGTATGCCGTCCTGGATGAGTTGGATGACATCTATGAGAATTTTGTGGATAATGAAGATGGAGAAAATGGTGGTTTTAAATCTGAGGTCATAATTCAGCAAGAGCAAGCAGACGATGAGGCCATGGCTTACTCGTATGAG GAGGAGTTTGACAATGATGTTGATGCCCTGTTGGAGGAGGGAATGCCAGTCCCAAAAAAGCTGCGTCTGACAGAGGACAAAGATACTGGTGACAGTGATCACCAGTCGGATGGAGAAGGTGGTGTTCAGCCCATGATGACCAAAATTAAAACTGTTCTGAAAA GTAGGGGACGTCCACCCACTGAACCTCTTCCTGATGGATGGATCATGACATTCCACAACTCAGGCATTCCAGTGTACCTGCACAGAGAGACCAGAGTAGTAACTTGGTCAAGGCCCTACTTCCTTGGGACTGGCAGCATAAGG AAACATGACCCTCCAACCAGCAGCATCCCCTGCTTACACTATAAGAAGATGAAGGAACAAGAGGAGAAGGAACTAAATGGTGAGGTGGCTCTTCAAGCAGAAGAGTCCCCCGTTAAGCCAAGTGAAGAGTCGAATGGTGGAGAACTCGCAGAGAGGTCAGACGACATCACGGGGGTGCAGGATGCCATACCGGCATCCTGTCCTGCTGATGGCGGTTCGGGTGGTGACGTGACCACCAACCACACCCAGTCTGGTAAAGAAGCCCAACCATGTGACACTGCCAAAGGAGCCTTAGGACAAGTCAGGGCAAAAGTGGAGGTGTGCAAAGACGAGTCCGTAG AACTTGAAGACTTTCGCCTGTACCTGGAAAAGTGCTTTGACTTTGAGCAAGTGACAGTGAAGAAGTTTCGCACATGGGCCGAGCGAAGGCAGTTTAACCGAGACATGAAGAGGAAACAGGCAGAGTCAGAGAGGCCTATCCTGCCTGCGAATCAGAAACTCATCACACTGTCAGTCCAAGATGCCCCCACAAAGAAAG AATTTGTCATCAATCCCAATGGGAAGTCTGAAGTTTGCATCCTGCATGAATATATGCAGCGTGTCCTAAAGGTTCGACCTGTTTACAACTTCTTTGAATGTG AGAACCCAAGTGAACCCTTTGGTGCGTCAGTCATTATAGACGGAGTCACCTACGGAACAGGGACTGCAAGTAGTAAAAAACTTGCCAAGAATAAAGCTG CAAGAGCCACACTGGAAATTCTTATCCCTGATTTTGTGAAGCAGACCTCTGAGGAAAAGCCTGTTGAGACCGATGAACTAGAG TATTTTAACCATATCAGTATAGAAGACTCCAGAGTGTATGAGCTGACCAACAAAGCGGGGCTTCTTTCGCCATATCAGATTCTTCATGAGTGCCTTAAAAG AAATCATGGAATGGGTGATACCAGCATTAAATTTGAGGTGATTCCGGGGAAAAATCAGAAGAGTGAATATGTGATGACTTGTGGGAAGCATACTGTGCGTGGTTGGT GCAAGAACAAGAGGGTTGGCAAACAGTTGGCATCTCAGAAGATCTTGCAGATGCTCCACCCTCATGTGAAGAACTGGGGATCACTGCTGCGAATGTACGGTCGAGAGAGCAATAAGATGGTCAAGAAG GAGAGCTCTGACAAGAGTGTGATCGAGCTGCAGCAGTTTGCCAAAAAGAACAAGCCAAACCTTCATATTTTGAACAAACTGCAGGAAGAGATGAGGAAACTGGCTGCACAGAGG GAGGAAACCAGGAAGAAACCCAAGATGACCATCATGGAGTCTGCCCAGCCAGGGAGTGAACCTCTCTGCACTGTTGATGTTTAG
- the trmt2a gene encoding tRNA (uracil-5-)-methyltransferase homolog A — protein sequence MADSSSSAVSEAAPPKECDATDSTNDVSTISDPSMYGYIKEDLFTSEIFKVEIQNLPRFIGFNDLKKFLAKHGLNPHKVKLLNRFAFVTFKNEEERDKAMKMVHGMQWKGHVLSVKLAKPKADPIQRKRKQEEGEGARGQPPSKRGESDEKGEEEELSVQIANVVTPLWNVPYEEQLKRKEQEVVVVLQRLAKEIGSTNKAMLPWLFDVKGKHNKMCCPLETIRPSPTQTNYRNKCEFIVSMGADGEDKTVGFRLGKYKGGSCTVVGPAEACHVTAEAKKVAYEFQKFIRSTPYTVYSPETYEGHWKQLTVRTTRTKQAMAMAFFNPQKLEETELDVLKSSMKKYFTDGEGKDSGITSLYFVREGQRQSPNAEDLPCELVAGDGYIYEELLGLKFRISPHSFFQVNTAGAEVLYSAVGEWAQLDQDSTVLDVCCGTGTIGMSLAKRVKKVIGIELCQAAVEDAKVNAKLNGLTNVEFHCGKAEDVFPNILSALVSPNITAIVDPPRAGLHSKVILAIRRAEHLKRLIYVACNAKAAMNNFIDLCRAPSNRVHGAPFRPVRAMAVDMFPQTMHFETVLLFEREDNSQRQSNNQEETVCPSLKPLQN from the exons ATGGCAGATTCTAGTAGCAGCGCTGTGAGTGAAGCAGCACCTCCAAAGGAGTGTGACGCCACTGACTCCACAAATGATGTCAGCACGATTTCTGACCCCAGCATGTATGGCTACATCAAAGAAGACCTCTTTACGTCAGAGATCTTTAAAGTGGAAATTCAAAACCTGCCAAGGTTCATCGGCTTCAACGACTTGAAGAAGTTTCTGGCCAAGCACGGCCTCAACCCGCATAAAGTCAAGCTGTTGAACAGGTTTGCCTTTGTCACTTTTAAGAACGAGGAGGAGCGTGACAAAGCCATGAAGATGGTGCATGGGATGCAGTGGAAGGGTCATGTGTTGAGCGTCAAGCTGGCTAAGCCCAAAGCAGACCCCATTCAGAGGAAGAGAAAACAAGAGGAAGGAGAAGGAGCTCGAGGGCAGCCTCCTTCCAAACGAGGAGAAAGCGATGAGAAGGGTGAAGAGGAGGAACTGAGTGTCCAAATCGCCAATGTGGTGACGCCTCTGTGGAATGTGCCTTATGAGGAGCAGCTAAAGAGGAAAGAGCAGGAGGTGGTGGTAGTTCTGCAGAGGTTGGCAAA AGAGATTGGCAGCACCAACAAAGCTATGTTGCCTTGGCTCTTTGACGTTAaaggaaaacacaacaaaatgtgttGTCCCCTGGAAACTATTCGCCCATCTCCTACACAG ACCAACTACAGAAACAAGTGCGAGTTCATTGTCTCCATGGGCGCGGATGGGGAAGATAAGACCGTCGGTTTCCGCCTGGGGAAATACAAAGGAGGCTCCTGCACTGTGGTGGGACCAGCAGAAGCGTGCCATGTCACAGCCGAAGCCAAGAAAGTCGCCTACGAGTTTCAGAAATTCATCAG GTCAACACCGTACACCGTCTACAGTCCTGAAACTTATGAAGGACACTGGAAGCAGCTGACTGTTCGGACCACCAGGACCAAACAAGCCATGGCGATGGCATTCTTCAACCCACAG AAACTTGAGGAAACGGAATTGGACGTGTTAAAGAGCTCCATGAAGAAGTACTTCACAGATGGAGAGGGCAAAGACAGCGGCATCACCTCCCTTTACTTTGTCAGAGAGGGCCAAAG ACAATCTCCCAATGCTGAAGACTTGCCGTGTGAGCTGGTGGCAGGAGACGGATACATTTATGAGGAACTCCTCGGTCTTAAATTCAGAATATCTCCTCATTCTTTCTTTCAG GTGAATACTGCCGGTGCTGAGGTCCTGTACTCTGCAGTGGGGGAATGGGCCCAACTGGATCAGGACAGCACAGTATTGGATGTGTGCTGTGGGACTGGAACTATTGGCATGTCTCTGGCTAAG CGGGTCAAGAAGGTTATTGGAATTGAGCTGTGCCAGGCAGCGGTGGAGGATGCCAAAGTCAACGCAAAACTTAACG GTCTTACAAATGTCGAGTTTCACTGTGGGAAAGCTGAAGATGTGTTCCCCAACATTCTCAGTGCTCTTGTGTCACCCAACATCACAGCCATTGTGGATCCACCAAGGGCAGGATTAC ATTCCAAAGTGATACTAGCCATCAGAAGAGCAGAGCATCTCAAGAGGTTGATTTATGTAGCATGCAATGCCAAAGCAGCCATGAACAACTTCATTGA CCTGTGCAGAGCCCCTTCCAACAGAGTTCACGGAGCTCCGTTCCGACCTGTTCGAGCCATGGCTGTGGATATGTTTCCTCAGACGATGCACTTTGAGACGGTTCTTCTTTTTGAGAGGGAAGACAACAGTCAGCGGCAGAGCAATAATCAGGAAGAAACAGTATGTCCATCTTTGAAACCTTTGCAAAATTAA
- the ranbp1 gene encoding ran-specific GTPase-activating protein, with protein MADPRDQEDPETTPDNAEDSNHDPQFEPIVTLPEQDIKTLEEDEEEIFKMRAKLYRFASENDPPEWKERGTGDVKLLKHKDKGTIRLLMRRDRTLKLCANHHILPMMELKPNAGSDRAWVWNTLADYADEAPKPELLAIRFLNAENAQKFKVKFDECKEEVRKHLEGSGNADSANKVAEKLEELSVKDKKTSEEKETEKKEDETKEVKADEKN; from the exons ATGGCAGACCCAAGG GACCAGGAAGACCCTGAGACCACTCCTGACAATGCAGAAGACTCCAATCATGATCCTCAATTTGAGCCCATTGTGACCCTTCCTGAGCAGGACATTAAAACTTtagaagaagatgaagaggaaattttcaaaat gcgaGCTAAACTGTACCGGTTTGCCTCTGAAAATGACCCGCCTGAATGGAAGGAGCGAGGCACTGGAGATGTGAAGCTGCTGAAACACAAAGACAAGGGCACCATCCGCCTCCTGATGAGGAGAGACCGTACTTTGAAGCTTTGTGCCAATCATCATA TTCTTCCGATGATGGAGCTGAAGCCCAATGCCGGCAGTGACAGAGCCTGGGTCTGGAACACACTAGCAGATTATGCCGATGAAGCACCCAAGCCTGAACTTCTGGCGATACGCTTTTTAAATGCAGAAA ATGCTCAAAAGTTCAAAGTGAAGTTTGATGAATGCAAGGAAGAagtcagaaaacatcttgaagGCTCAG GAAACGCTGACAGTGCAAACAAAGTGGCAGAGAAACTGGAGGAGCTTTCGGTAAAGGACAAGAAGACATCAGAGGAAAAGGAGACGGAGAAGAAAGAAGACGAGACAAAGGAGGTGAAGGCTGATGAGAAGAATTGA